A genomic segment from Phalacrocorax aristotelis chromosome 16, bGulAri2.1, whole genome shotgun sequence encodes:
- the STX8 gene encoding syntaxin-8 isoform X2, with translation MMAPDPWLSLYDATCQIAQDIAEKIQERNRYQRNGESSAKLNVIIRSSLQNLREKIDQLKDLLLRAVSTRQITQLEGDRRQNLVDDLLTRQKQLQASYKNEGTEPDVIRSSLMTGGVKRGVTNPWLLEESEETRGLGFDDLRQQQRRIIEEQDAGLDALSSIISRQKQMGQEIGNELDEQNVAKSLKEKGYEE, from the exons ATGATGGCCCCGGACCCCTG GCTCTCGCTGTACGATGCCACTTGCCAGATCGCCCAGGACATCGCTGAGAAAATCCAGGAGCGTAACCGATACCAAAGGAACGGGGAGAGTTCAGCCAAG cTCAATGTGATTATCAGATCGTCGTTGCAGAATCTCAGAGAGAAGATCGATCAGCTGAAGGACTTACTGCTTCGGGCTGTGTCAACACGCCAGAT CACGCAGCTGGAGGGAGACAGGAGGCAGAATTTGGTGGATGACCTTCTCACGCGACAGAAGCAACTTCAGGCATCTTATAAGAATGAAGGCACAGAACCAGATGTGATAAG ATCTAGCCTAATGACGGGAGGGGTCAAACGAGGTGTCACCAACCCGTGGCTCTTGGAAGAATCTGAGGAAACCAGAGGGCTTGGCTTTGACGatctcaggcagcagcagcgaAGGATCATAGAAG AGCAAGATGCTGGACTCGATGCTCTCTCTTCAATCATATCCCGGCAAAAGCAAATGGGGCAGGAAATCGGGAATGAGCTGGATGAACAGAATG
- the LOC142065278 gene encoding TBC1 domain family member 24-like, with translation MPDPEQQAHIPGDILSKPPKELKKLARDGYWAASRALRAQVYHQLIQQVTCRLVTPDALVYRDVASRLFGKLSVSSHPLPEFLEGCSMPTYCLNLEGVTALKKILICVGNLFPDITYSPILPSLVALLLHYSEDEAQCFENISRLIASNAPHTSYIDQSFLAHQASCMTFGDLANKHCPAAHKLIASTSENVFEVYSEWLSWLFHDLPFSYAIRVFDVYLLEGQKVLYRIALALLKQYRLSVTSELEGTGIKADLQAFVQNIAEHVTVDKLLERAFGIRLFSRKEIWLLQMANRKALMERGITMVQSRQSFHLAVDMQNFSSCIVTAQEMRIVWSWIPERFSLFPPLLLFSTSEDGCSLQRFYTCCEGYEPTVLLIKTTEGEVCGAFLSSDWSERKKNGATSGFFGTGECFVFTVRPETERYEWVFIKKPELAKAVPRSRQRSPSPFPASLLGSSPDGRSTSSNHLTVPTPQRRGRLSPFLAIRHFLLPSKTASMFMSGSREGIIIGGGGGQALSLDANLLWGRTEHCETFDNPPLCQENFKVQLLEVWGFQNT, from the exons ATGCCAGACCCAGAGCAACAGGCACATATCCCCGGAGACATCCTCAGCAAGCCCCCGAAGGAGCTGAAGAAGCTGGCAAGAGACGGCTACTGGGCAGCGAGCCGAGCTCTGAGAGCTCAGGTCTACCACCAGCTCATCCAGCAGGTCACTTGCCGGCTCGTCACCCCAGATGCCCTCGTCTACAGGGATGTGGCGAGTCGGCTCTTTGGGAAGCTGAGCGTGAGCTCCCACCCTCTGCCCGAGTTTCTGGAGGGGTGCTCCATGCCCACGTATTGCCTCAACTTGGAAGGCGTCACCGCCTTGAAGAAGATCCTCATCTGTGTTGGCAACCTTTTCCCTGACATAACCTAcagccccatcctcccctctctggtggctctgctgctgcactaCAGCGAAGACGAAGCTCAGTGCTTCGAGAACATCTCTCGCCTCATCGCCAGCAACGCTCCCCACACCAGCTACATTGACCAGTCCTTTCTGGCCCACCAGGCCTCCTGCATGACTTTTGGGGACCTGGCCAACAAACACTGCCCAGCAGCTCACAAACTCATAGCCAGCACCTCTGAGAACGTCTTTGAGGTCTACTCTGAATGGTTATCGTGGCTCTTTCACGACCTCCCCTTCAGTTATGCCATCCGCGTCTTTGATGTCTATCTGCTGGAGGGGCAGAAGGTTCTCTACCGCATTGCTCTGGCCTTGCTGAAGCAGTACAGGCTCTCGGTGACCTCCGAGCTGGAGGGGACCGGCATCAAGGCAGACCTGCAGGCTTTCGTGCAGAACATTGCTGAGCACGTGACTGTCGACAAACTCCTGGAGAGAGCCTTTGGCATCCGGCTGTTCTCCCGCAAGGAAATCTGGCTTCTCCAGATGGCCAACAGGAAGGCGTTAATGGAGAGGGGCATAACCATGGTGCAGAGCAG GCAGTCCTTCCACCTGGCTGTGGACATGCAGAACTTCAGCTCCTGCATTGTAACGGCTCAGGAGATGCGCATCGTCTGGTCCTGGATCCCTGAGcgcttctccctcttccccccgctgctgctcttctccacCTCAGAAGACGGGTGCAGCCTGCAGAG GTTTTACACGTGCTGTGAAGGCTACGAACCAACGGTGCTGCTCATAAAAACAACAGAGGGGGAG GTGTGCGGGGCGTTTCTCTCCTCTGACTggagtgaaaggaaaaagaacggGGCGACATCAGGCTTTTTTGGGACAGGGGAGTGCTTTGTGTTCACT GTGCGCCCTGAGACAGAGAGGTACGAGTGGGTGTTCATCAAGAAGCCGGAGCTGGCCAAAGCCGTGCCACGCTCACGGCAGCGGTCaccttctccctttcctgcGTCCCTCCTCGGCTCCTCCCCAGACGGCCGCAGCACCAGCTCAAACCACCTCACCGTGCCCACGCCGCAGAGGAGAGGCCGTCTCTCCCCATTTCTGGCCATCAGGCATTTCCTTCTGCCTTCCAAAACAGCCTCCATGTTCATGTCTGGGTCACGGGAAGGGATCATTATTG gaggagggggaggccAAGCTCTGTCCCTCGACGCCAACCTGCTCTGGGGGCGCACAGAGCACTGCGAGACCTTCGACAACCCTCCGCTCTGCCAAGAGAACTTCAAGGTGCAGCTCTTGGAAGTGTGGGGCTTTCAAAACACCTAG